One segment of Leptotrichia sp. oral taxon 215 str. W9775 DNA contains the following:
- the cobU gene encoding bifunctional adenosylcobinamide kinase/adenosylcobinamide-phosphate guanylyltransferase yields the protein MALIYVTGGAKSGKSKFAENLLLGMNNGNQKNIYLATSVAFDEEMKVKVALHKERRQDKWLTVESYKNFSETLKDVLSDETKDNMLVDCLTNMISNIIFEEHDINWDKPSEKDFEKCNISVEKQVNELINIVNRFENVIIVSNELGMGIVPSYPLGRYFREIAGKMNQKIAEIADEAYFVVSGIPMKIK from the coding sequence ATGGCGCTGATTTATGTAACAGGAGGAGCTAAGAGCGGGAAAAGCAAGTTTGCTGAAAATCTTCTGCTTGGAATGAATAACGGGAATCAGAAAAATATTTATCTGGCAACTTCTGTTGCATTTGATGAAGAGATGAAGGTAAAAGTGGCTCTTCATAAGGAAAGAAGGCAGGATAAATGGCTTACAGTGGAAAGTTATAAAAATTTTAGTGAAACTCTGAAAGATGTACTTTCAGATGAAACAAAAGATAATATGCTTGTCGACTGCCTTACAAATATGATAAGCAATATTATTTTTGAGGAACATGACATCAACTGGGACAAACCTTCAGAAAAAGATTTTGAAAAATGTAACATTTCAGTGGAAAAACAGGTAAATGAACTGATAAATATTGTAAATAGATTTGAAAATGTTATCATTGTTTCAAATGAACTGGGAATGGGTATCGTTCCCAGTTATCCTCTTGGAAGATATTTCAGGGAAATAGCAGGAAAAATGAATCAGAAAATAGCAGAAATTGCTGATGAAGCATATTTCGTGGTATCGGGAATACCTATGAAGATAAAATAG
- a CDS encoding acyltransferase has product MNIDIIRIFAFAFIVMLHTLNRQYGLTVWMSGYAVISIGVNLFIMISGYLLLDKAESVKDFFKKRFFSILPLFAVFNIVYIYFYNHSFMAIKKISAPHFWYIYMILGLYLLTPWLRKVLQYAEKETFYVVVLWFLCNILNPYLQFFRLPKIPFSHFPITGFIGYYILGYYLKKYSKKLGKIPFIWVIAVYMAGFFISVLSTRYILITTGNRISDFFDKNSLGTFFMTVSFFIFWLKFNFNSRNSIVRMISDSTYFAYLIHIIVLHYVVKISDEMIFKSVATIVVSIITGILYNYTKKIFDGFCKRYEKKTIK; this is encoded by the coding sequence ATGAATATTGACATTATAAGAATATTTGCTTTTGCTTTTATTGTGATGTTACATACTCTGAACAGGCAATATGGACTTACTGTGTGGATGAGCGGATATGCAGTTATTTCAATAGGAGTAAATCTTTTTATTATGATAAGTGGATATCTGTTGCTGGACAAGGCAGAATCAGTAAAGGACTTTTTTAAGAAAAGATTTTTCAGTATACTTCCTTTATTTGCAGTTTTTAATATAGTCTATATTTATTTTTATAATCATTCTTTCATGGCAATAAAAAAAATATCAGCACCTCATTTCTGGTATATTTATATGATTCTAGGATTGTATTTACTGACTCCGTGGCTGAGAAAGGTTTTGCAGTATGCAGAAAAGGAAACTTTTTATGTAGTTGTATTATGGTTTTTGTGTAATATACTTAATCCATATTTACAGTTTTTCAGATTACCTAAGATACCTTTTTCCCATTTTCCAATAACTGGCTTTATCGGATATTATATCTTAGGATATTATTTGAAAAAATACAGTAAAAAATTAGGGAAAATACCCTTTATCTGGGTAATAGCAGTATATATGGCCGGATTTTTTATAAGTGTTTTGTCTACAAGATATATTCTTATTACAACTGGAAACAGAATATCAGATTTTTTTGATAAAAATTCACTGGGAACATTTTTCATGACAGTTTCGTTCTTTATTTTCTGGCTGAAATTCAATTTTAATAGTAGAAACAGTATTGTGAGAATGATTTCAGATTCAACGTATTTTGCATATTTGATTCATATAATAGTTCTGCATTATGTTGTTAAAATAAGCGATGAAATGATTTTCAAATCAGTTGCAACCATTGTAGTAAGTATTATTACCGGGATTCTTTACAATTATACTAAAAAAATATTTGATGGATTTTGCAAAAGATATGAAAAAAAGACAATAAAATAA
- a CDS encoding DIP1984 family protein gives MKLAEALILRADLQKRIDQLRVRLNNNAKVQENDEPSEKPEELLNELDNNINQLKILIKQINKTNCVTVSNGQTLADLIAERDTLTLKSNILRGFLNIAGQKVNLYSTTEIKIMSTVDVPALQKELDLLSKKIRETDTELQQANWLTELIEN, from the coding sequence ATGAAACTTGCCGAGGCTCTTATTTTAAGGGCAGATTTACAGAAAAGAATAGATCAGTTAAGGGTGAGACTTAATAATAATGCAAAAGTTCAGGAAAATGACGAACCTTCAGAAAAACCTGAAGAACTTCTGAATGAACTTGATAACAACATTAATCAGCTGAAAATTCTTATTAAGCAGATTAACAAAACTAACTGTGTTACCGTTTCAAACGGTCAGACTCTTGCAGATCTGATAGCAGAAAGAGATACTCTGACTTTAAAATCAAATATTTTAAGAGGATTTTTAAATATTGCAGGTCAGAAAGTAAACCTGTATTCAACTACAGAAATAAAAATAATGAGTACAGTAGATGTTCCTGCTTTACAGAAAGAACTTGATTTGCTTTCAAAAAAAATCAGGGAAACTGATACTGAACTTCAGCAGGCAAACTGGCTGACTGAACTGATTGAAAACTAA
- the ribE gene encoding 6,7-dimethyl-8-ribityllumazine synthase — MKKFEGKFNGKGIKIGIVAGRFNEFITSKLVGGAVDVLKRNDVNDEDIDIAWVPGAFEIPLITKKMAESKKYDAIITLGAVIKGSTPHFDYVCAEVSKGVAQISLQTGLPIMFGVLTTNNIEEAIERAGTKAGNKGSDVAFGALEMIDLIKNIG, encoded by the coding sequence ATGAAAAAATTTGAAGGGAAATTTAATGGAAAAGGAATAAAAATCGGTATTGTAGCAGGGAGATTTAATGAGTTTATTACATCAAAATTAGTAGGCGGAGCAGTAGATGTACTGAAAAGAAATGACGTAAATGATGAAGATATAGACATTGCCTGGGTTCCGGGTGCATTTGAAATACCGTTGATTACTAAAAAAATGGCTGAATCAAAAAAATATGATGCAATAATAACTTTGGGAGCAGTTATAAAAGGTTCTACACCACATTTTGACTATGTATGTGCAGAAGTTTCCAAAGGAGTGGCTCAGATTTCATTGCAGACAGGTTTGCCTATAATGTTTGGAGTGCTGACTACAAATAATATCGAAGAAGCAATAGAAAGAGCTGGAACAAAGGCAGGAAATAAAGGTTCTGATGTTGCGTTTGGTGCATTGGAAATGATTGATTTGATAAAAAATATTGGATAA
- the ribD gene encoding bifunctional diaminohydroxyphosphoribosylaminopyrimidine deaminase/5-amino-6-(5-phosphoribosylamino)uracil reductase RibD has product MEENINEKYMRMAIELAKKGAGAVNPNPMVGAVVVKNGEVIGRGYHKFFGGPHAEVYALEEAGEKAEGATIYVTLEPCSHYGKTPPCAKKIIDMGIKKCFIGSSDPNPKVAGKGVAMLKEAGIEVVENVLKEECDKVNQVFFKYIKTKIPYLFVKCGITLDGKIALSNGISKWITNSIAREKVQYYRNKFMGIMVGINTVLTDNPSLTARIENGVNPFRIIVDPNLQIDENCKVVKNNEDEKTMIITSQKNLFTEDTENTEIQIKQKRLSEENKVKFIFIDGEKFSFKEMLEEIGKTGIDSILLEGGETLISLAFEENVIDGGEIFIANKILGDSRAKPFISGFVREKMEEAVQLTNVRNNIYGENVGMEFYFKKYNEMEQD; this is encoded by the coding sequence ATGGAAGAAAATATTAATGAAAAATATATGCGGATGGCAATTGAACTGGCGAAAAAAGGTGCAGGAGCAGTAAATCCTAATCCAATGGTTGGAGCTGTTGTAGTGAAAAATGGCGAAGTAATCGGGAGAGGATATCATAAGTTTTTTGGCGGTCCCCATGCGGAAGTTTATGCATTGGAAGAGGCTGGTGAAAAAGCTGAAGGAGCTACAATTTATGTGACTTTGGAGCCATGTTCCCATTATGGAAAAACACCGCCTTGTGCAAAAAAAATAATAGATATGGGAATAAAGAAGTGTTTTATCGGCTCAAGTGACCCAAATCCGAAAGTGGCAGGTAAAGGTGTGGCAATGCTGAAAGAAGCAGGAATTGAAGTTGTTGAAAATGTATTAAAAGAGGAATGTGATAAGGTAAATCAGGTTTTCTTTAAATATATAAAAACAAAGATTCCTTATCTGTTTGTAAAATGTGGAATAACATTGGACGGAAAGATAGCCTTGTCAAATGGGATTTCAAAGTGGATAACAAATAGCATCGCCAGAGAGAAGGTTCAGTATTACAGAAATAAATTTATGGGAATAATGGTCGGGATAAATACAGTTCTTACTGACAATCCAAGTTTGACAGCGAGAATTGAAAATGGTGTAAATCCTTTCAGAATTATTGTTGATCCGAATCTGCAAATTGATGAAAACTGTAAAGTTGTGAAAAATAATGAGGATGAGAAAACTATGATTATTACTTCACAAAAAAATCTGTTTACTGAAGATACTGAAAATACTGAAATTCAAATTAAGCAAAAAAGATTATCTGAAGAAAATAAAGTAAAATTTATTTTTATTGATGGAGAAAAATTTTCTTTTAAAGAAATGCTTGAAGAAATTGGAAAAACAGGAATTGACAGCATTTTACTGGAAGGTGGAGAAACCCTTATTTCTCTTGCGTTTGAAGAAAATGTAATTGACGGCGGAGAAATTTTTATTGCAAACAAGATTTTAGGTGATAGCAGAGCAAAACCTTTTATTTCGGGATTTGTAAGGGAGAAAATGGAAGAGGCTGTTCAATTGACAAATGTGAGAAATAATATTTATGGTGAAAATGTAGGAATGGAGTTCTATTTTAAAAAATATAATGAAATGGAACAGGATTAG